One Archocentrus centrarchus isolate MPI-CPG fArcCen1 chromosome 14, fArcCen1, whole genome shotgun sequence DNA window includes the following coding sequences:
- the LOC115792075 gene encoding gap junction delta-2 protein-like isoform X2 encodes MGEWTILERLLEAAVQQHSTMIGRILLTVVVIFRILIVGIVGEKVYEDEQIMFICNTMQPGCNQACYDKAFPISHIRYWVFQIILVCTPSLCFITYSVHQSAKARDRSYSLLHPYMDHHGHGHHGRHHDHHSRKLHSRNINGILVHPDSSKEDHDCLEVKEIPNGPRGLPPTHKSAKVRRQEGISRFYVIQVVFRNALEIGFLAGQYFLYGFNVPGMFECDRYPCVKEVECYVSRPTEKTVFLVFMFAVSGICVLLNLAELNHLGWRKIKTAIRGVQARRKSICEVRKKDVSHLSQAPNLGRTQSSESAYV; translated from the coding sequence GATCCTGCTGACAGTGGTGGTGATTTTCCGTATCTTAATAGTTGGCATAGTGGGGGAGAAGGTGTATGAAGATGAACAAATCATGTTCATTTGTAACACCATGCAGCCCGGCTGTAACCAGGCTTGTTATGACAAGGCATTCCCGATCTCGCACATCCGCTACTGGGTTTTTCAGATCATCCTGGTGTGCACGCCGAGCCTTTGCTTCATCACATATTCTGTCCATCAGTCTGCTAAAGCACGTGATCGAAGCTACTCTCTCCTGCATCCTTACATGGATCACCATGGTCATGGTCACCATGGTCGCCATCATGACCATCACTCTCGCAAGCTTCATTCTCGAAACATCAACGGCATCCTGGTGCATCCTGACAGTAGTAAGGAGGATCATGACTGCCTGGAGGTCAAGGAGATTCCTAATGGACCCCGGGGACTCCCTCCAACACACAAGAGTGCTAAAGTGCGACGGCAAGAAGGCATCTCTCGTTTCTACGTCATCCAGGTTGTGTTCCGCAACGCGCTTGAGATCGGCTTCTTGGCGGGCCAGTATTTCCTGTATGGTTTCAACGTGCCAGGGATGTTTGAGTGTGATCGCTACCCATGTGTGAAGGAGGTGGAGTGTTACGTGTCCCGTCCCACAGAAAAGACTGTGTTTTTGgtctttatgtttgcagttaGTGGCATATGTGTGCTGCTCAACCTGGCAGAGCTCAATCACCTTGGCTGGAGGAAGATAAAGACGGCCATCAGAGGGGTGCAGGCCCGGAGGAAGTCCATCTGTGAAGTGCGCAAGAAGGATGTTTCACACCTGTCCCAAGCCCCAAACCTGGGCAGGACCCAGTCTAGCGAGTCAGCCTACGTCTGA